CTGTACCATCGATCCTGTTTGCAAAAAGGAAGTGGTCTCGGTGTCAAAAAGATAACTTTCGTTCAAAGAGTTCGCACTAGAAAATTTAATCCCACCGGTGATCAGCAACTTTTTGCCATCCAACATCACACCTCGTTCTCCTCGATGAATTTCAGGTAAACTTGGATTGGTAAGAATAAAACTATTGGTTCCTCTTCTTAAGATTTCAGCGCTAGAATTATATCCATAAATTGCAATGACATCACCATTCTCATTTTGAAATGCTTCAAATTCTGCACGACCTTGGTTTAAAGTTGGGCCCGGCACCAATCCAATCAATCGAACAGTAATGGAATTTGTCACATCATTCAATGCTTTGTCTTTTGCATTGGGAAATGATATCGTGACAGATCCTGGTCCATTGGAATCAAAATTTGTCTCGAAATAAACACGAAAATTGGTATCGCTTATCTTTTGAATGGATCGCACGACAATCATAGAAGCTAACGATCCACTAAGCAAAGGTTGTCCAAAACTTTTGAGTGGTTCTGAACTTTCAAAATCCCAATACCTGGAAGTAAAAAAAGTATAGTCAGTGATTGGCAGATAATTTGTTAAACTCACTGCAGGCAATTGAGTATCAATGACGATGGGATATGTTTCTTGGGTAAGAGTTTCACCAAATCCAGAGACAACACTCTTTAAATTAATTTCATAACTGCCATCGTTCATCAAGGGGTCAAATTGGATTAATATTTGATCATTTCCAATTTTTGCGAAACTAACATTGGTAAATGTGGATTCATTCAACTCAGATAAAAAATCAGTATCTATCTTCGCTAATTCGCGATTGCATTGTAATAGTATCTGATTAATATTCCCAAACGACTTCGTATTTGATCTCTCATTACACTCAAATTGGCCACCAGTTACGACTGAACTTAACAAAATGCCAGTCAATGATTTTGGATCAAAAACATTTTTAAATTCAGATTGGACCATACATCCAACGAATAAAAATACAAAGGATAAATTTAGTTTATTCAAAACTATATTCCTCCGTATTAGCAAGGATACTTCCAATCCTTCCACCGAGAATCATTCCACCACCGGTAGAAGGATATCCAATATCACATCCATCCCACCTCGCATTCAGTGATCTGCTTGTGAGATAAAATCGATTGTCCGTCTCAGACCATGACTCAGTATCCAGAATCGAATCAAAGGTATTCCCATTGACAGTTCGGTATTCTAATCCTCCAGCAATTACAATTTGATCTTTACCATAAGGGAATACGAAGGAAGTACCCCATTCCCTTCCAAACAATAAATTTTTGTGATCACGAATTGTATCGGTGAATGGATTATAGATTTGTGCCCTTAGGATCGGTTGGTTATCATTAAAACGAGAACTGATCCCTCCTAATATAAGAATCTCTCCATTGCTCAAAGCATGCGTAAAAT
This Leptospira biflexa serovar Patoc strain 'Patoc 1 (Paris)' DNA region includes the following protein-coding sequences:
- a CDS encoding Kelch repeat-containing protein, with translation MNKLNLSFVFLFVGCMVQSEFKNVFDPKSLTGILLSSVVTGGQFECNERSNTKSFGNINQILLQCNRELAKIDTDFLSELNESTFTNVSFAKIGNDQILIQFDPLMNDGSYEINLKSVVSGFGETLTQETYPIVIDTQLPAVSLTNYLPITDYTFFTSRYWDFESSEPLKSFGQPLLSGSLASMIVVRSIQKISDTNFRVYFETNFDSNGPGSVTISFPNAKDKALNDVTNSITVRLIGLVPGPTLNQGRAEFEAFQNENGDVIAIYGYNSSAEILRRGTNSFILTNPSLPEIHRGERGVMLDGKKLLITGGIKFSSANSLNESYLFDTETTSFLQTGSMVQTRHMHDIVKLPNGKVMVIGGIKDFTPVLPGMYFTTLNSAEIYDPATETFTEITNRMMSPRSFSCSVVLDDGRVFIVGGTDGIFAPKDTTEFYDPATETFSWGPSLPIAVGALKCLKLTDGNVLIYGAQLSNLSNATMLFDISKNRVLTIANSLYRREWSMALELPDGGVLFYGGAYRYNTSEPSRTIEKLDYGKSNSFYEMGMSRISLSKHSGVKFSDGTFFFLGGESGGLFHHGTDYYGLTE